One Hypomesus transpacificus isolate Combined female chromosome 21, fHypTra1, whole genome shotgun sequence genomic region harbors:
- the glis2b gene encoding zinc finger protein GLIS2b, translated as MTGRGSAALHPPANTPASCTEKHGEGPWAAAMLSLDEPLDLKLPRRGSGRDRGARTPPISPLHAKRARQLRMAEDGTAVIVPASPHTGAAVVPQERTETPTPPAVDLSMSPSSRHAPSSPEMANGVSHIFSGESHIRYVEGGASSQAFQFFVPIGGGTGLHLPSSMFIGQPSDKRASPDLSADEQLACHWKKCHLLFDSLQDLVDHVNDFHVKPEKDSGYCCHWQGCARKGRGFNARYKMLIHIRTHTNEKPHRCPICNKSFSRLENLKIHNRSHTGEKPYICPYEGCSKRYSNSSDRFKHTRTHYVDKPYYCKMSGCLKRYTDPSSLRKHIKAHGHFVAQEQGSPGGVGSLLKGGPMGALLGGGKESELSYVSGAHIIIPGAAAALLGGHGLHGLGGGSLGGSLSPLSPPRPLDLSTLGCPSSPPAGLGGSTSVLSFGGSSLSLAKSSLLSPAFPSAALGLPMVPLLGSQSERYRHHHHHHHHHHAKGKGGRGGGEDELPRGVLNLSATGAPHDPLSWVVIPPGTVVLKPAVVN; from the exons ATGACAGGGAGAGGATCTGCTGCTCTCCATCCACCAGCTAACACCCCTGCCAGCTGCACAGAGAAGCACG GTGAGGGTCCGTGGGCCGCAGCGATGCTGTCCCTGGACGAGCCCCTGGACCTCAAGCTCCCTCGGAGGGGGAGCGGGCGGGACAGGGGGGCGCGGACCCCGCCCATCTCCCCGCTGCACGCCAAGCGAGCGCGGCAGCTGCGCATGGCGGAGGACGGCACCGCCGTCATCGTGCCCGCCTCCCCGCACACAG GTGCGGCGGTGGTCCCCCAGGAGAGAACGGAgacccccactccccccgccGTCGACCTCAgcatgtccccctcctcccgccACGCCCCCAGCTCCCCTGAGATGGCCAACGGGGTCTCCCACATCTTCTCAGGG gagTCTCACATCCGCTACGTTGAGGGCGGGGCCTCCTCGCAGGCCTTTCAGTTCTTCGTTCCGATTGGTGGCGGGACGGGGCTCCACCTGCCGTCCTCCATGTTCATTGGCCAGCCCAGTGACAAGCGGGCCTCTCCCGATCTCTCAGCGGACGAACAGCTGGCCTGTCACTGGAAGAag tgCCATCTCCTCTTTGACTCGTTGCAGGACCTGGTGGACCACGTCAACGACTTCCACGTCAAGCCTGAAAAGGATTCTGGGTACTGTTGCCACTGGCAGGGCTGCGCTCGTAAGGGGAGGGGCTTCAACGCCAG GTACAAGATGCTGATCCAcatccgcacacacaccaatgagAAGCCCCACCGATGTCCGATCTGCAACAAGAGCTTCTCACGCCTGGAAAACCTCAAGATACACAACCgctcacacacag GGGAAAAGCCCTACATCTGTCCGTACGAGGGCTGCAGCAAGCGCTACTCCAACTCGAGTGACCGCTTCaagcacacgcgcacgcactaCGTGGACAAGCCCTACTACTGCAAGATGTCTGGCTGCCTGAAGCGCTACACGGACCCCAGCTCCCTCCGCAAGCACATCAAGGCCCACGGCCACTTTGTGGCCCAGGAGCAGGGCTCCCCGGGCGGGGTGGGCTCCCTGCTCAAGGGGGGTCCCATGGGGGCTCTGcttgggggagggaaggagtcgGAGCTGTCCTACGTGAGCGGGGCTCACATCATCATCCCGGGGGCGGCCGCCGCCCTCCTGGGGGGCCACGGGCTCCATGGCCTGGGTGGGGGCTCCCTCGGgggctccctctcccccctcagcccccccaggcccctggACCTCAGCACGCTGGGCTGCCCCAGCTCCCCTCCGGCCGGCCTGGGAGGCTCCACCTCCGTCCTCTCCTTCGGCGGGTCCTCCCTGAGCCTGGCCAAGTCCTCCTTGCTCTCCCCTGCCTTCCCCTCTGCAGCCCTGGGCCTGCCCATGGTGCCCCTGCTGGGGTCCCAGAGCGAGCGgtaccgccaccaccaccaccaccaccatcaccaccacgccaaggggaagggggggcgaGGCGGGGGCGAGGACGAGCTTCCCCGGGGGGTTTTGAACCTCTCCGCCACAGGGGCCCCCCATGACCCTCTGTCCTGGGTGGTCATCCCCCCTGGCACGGTGGTGCTGAAGCCAGCTGTGgtcaactga